One Festucalex cinctus isolate MCC-2025b chromosome 1, RoL_Fcin_1.0, whole genome shotgun sequence genomic region harbors:
- the c1h7orf25 gene encoding UPF0415 protein C7orf25 homolog, producing MSLQAALAERLGAAEALCQRGQQMGVGVEGRGKLLGRLRAELRFLRRARAGELPVKESHLRSSNLTHLTAVLDSAAGLPDVLAVLRVFPYRRADGQRRALTVDVVAEGGRTWVKAVGRKAEALHNIWRGRGRFGAKSVVGQAREYLSASRQHPVQYRNPRVLFAFYNGVSGPMARHLEEMGVAVRGDIVAVDAAPAEGGDDTDEEDEEDEEDEEELEPEEEEELEPEAAIGAAAVALPAARLNLDITTLIAYVSSLCHGGCRLAFREPVLTEQAAQERRRPVLPPLDAFMAGKELLACQAAVSDFRLILDTLGGPGEKERAERLLARLRQVADAPSERALALRPSAKVSRRSLLIFGTGDRLRAVTVTANARFVRAAADQGVRFAVFLHQPRALTEGKEWRATPIPPQDHAP from the coding sequence ATGTCCCTGCAGGCGGCGCTAGCGGAGCGACTGGGCGCGGCCGAGGCCCTGTGCCAGCGCGGCCAGCAGATGGGCGTCGGCGTGGAAGGCCGCGGCAAGCTGCTGGGCAGGCTGCGCGCCGAGCTGCGCTTCCTGCGGCGGGCGCGGGCCGGCGAGCTGCCGGTCAAGGAGTCGCACCTGCGCAGCAGCAACCTGACGCACCTGACGGCCGTGCTGGACTCGGCGGCCGGCCTGCCCGACGTGCTGGCCGTGCTGCGCGTCTTCCCGTACCGCCGCGCCGACGGCCAGCGCCGCGCGCTGACGGTGGACGTGGTGGCCGAGGGCGGGCGCACCTGGGTCAAGGCGGTGGGCCGCAAGGCCGAGGCGCTGCACAACATCTGGCGGGGGCGCGGCCGCTTTGGCGCCAAGAGCGTGGTGGGGCAGGCGCGCGAGTACCTGAGCGCCAGCCGCCAGCACCCGGTCCAGTACCGGAACCCGCGCGTGCTCTTCGCCTTCTACAACGGCGTGTCGGGCCCCATGGCGCGCCACCTGGAGGAGATGGGCGTGGCCGTCCGCGGCGACATCGTGGCGGTGGACGCGGCGCCGGCGGAGGGCGGCGATGACACggacgaggaggacgaggaggacgaggaggacgaggaggagctcgaacccgaggaggaggaggagctcgAACCCGAGGCCGCCATCGGCGCTGCCGCCGTGGCGCTCCCCGCCGCCCGCCTCAACCTGGACATCACCACGCTCATCGCCTACGTGTCGTCGCTGTGCCACGGCGGCTGCCGGCTGGCCTTCCGCGAGCCGGTGCTGACGGAGCAGGCGGCGCAGGAGCGCCGGCGGCCCGTCCTGCCGCCGCTGGACGCCTTCATGGCGGGCAAGGAGCTGCTGGCCTGCCAAGCCGCCGTGTCCGACTTCCGCCTGATCCTGGACACGCTGGGCGGGCCCGGCGAGAAGGAGCGCGCCGAGCGGCTGCTGGCGCGCCTGCGGCAGGTGGCGGACGCGCCGTCGGAGCGGGCGCTGGCGCTGCGGCCCAGCGCCAAGGTCAGCCGCCGCTCGCTGCTCATCTTCGGCACGGGCGACCGGCTGCGCGCCGTCACCGTCACGGCCAACGCCCGCTTCGTCCGGGCGGCGGCCGACCAGGGCGTGCGCTTCGCCGTCTTCCTGCACCAGCCGCGGGCGCTCACCGAGGGCAAGGAGTGGAGGGCCACGCCCATCCCGCCCCAAGACCACGCCCCCTGA
- the LOC144013587 gene encoding inhibin beta A chain-like, translated as MAATRTRLPAALLALGAVALHLCPPASAAVRQGEESPAACASCQPRGNSSEMVDAVKRHILNMLQLEAPPNLTRTLPRAALLNAIKKVRVGRVASDGSVEVQADAAAADAADAAEVIAFAEPGEAGSDELTFDLSKESDKAALVERADLWVFLKLSRASRAKGKVTLRLHQAGRDAAVSEKSADARRSGWHVLSVPRCVQSSLDGADGPLRLRLSCPLCGAARPVLPSADGDQSHRPFLMVALRGGGGGDAARRRTARSAECDGKTRGCCKRHFYVSFEDIGWSGWIIAPAGYHANYCQGECPEHAAGVGGAFHAAVINQYRMRGALRTLKSCCVPTRLRAMSILYFDHQQMIVKKDVRDMIVDQCGCW; from the exons ATGGCCGCCACTCGCACTCGTCTGCCGGCGGCGCTTTTGGCGCTGGGCGCCGTGGCGCTCCACCTGTGCCCGCCGGCGTCCGCCGCCGTCCGCCAGGGGGAGGAGTCCCCCGCCGCCTGCGCCTCCTGCCAGCCGAGGGGCAACTCCAGCGAGATGGTGGACGCCGTCAAGCGCCACATCCTCAACATGCTCCAGCTGGAGGCGCCGCCCAACCTGACGCGGACGCTCCCTCGCGCCGCGCTGCTCAACGCCATCAAGAAGGTGCGCGTGGGCCGCGTGGCCAGCGACGGCAGCGTGGAGGTCCAAGCCGACGCGGCCGCCGCCGATGCCGCCGACGCCGCCGAGGTCATCGCCTTTGCCGAGCCGG GAGAGGCCGGGAGCGACGAGCTGACCTTCGACCTCTCCAAGGAAAGCGACAAGGCGGCGCTGGTGGAGCGCGCCGACCTGTGGGTCTTCCTCAAGCTGTCGCGGGCGAGCCGGGCCAAGGGCAAGGTGACGCTGCGGCTGCACCAGGCCGGGCGGGACGCCGCCGTCTCGGAGAAGTCGGCGGACGCGCGGCGCAGCGGCTGGCACGTCCTGAGCGTGCCGCGCTGCGTCCAGTCCTCGCTGGACGGCGCCGACGGGCCGCTGCGCCTCCGGCTGTCCTGCCCGCTGTGCGGCGCCGCGCGGCCCGTGCTGCCGTCCGCCGACGGCGACCAATCGCACCGGCCCTTCCTGATGGTGGCGctgcgcggcggcggcggcggcgacgcgGCCCGCCGGCGGACGGCTCGCAGCGCCGAGTGCGACGGCAAGACGCGCGGCTGCTGCAAGCGGCACTTTTACGTCAGCTTCGAGGACATCGGCTGGAGCGGGTGGATCATCGCGCCGGCCGGTTACCACGCCAACTACTGCCAGGGGGAGTGCCCCGAGCATGCGGCCGGCGTGGGCGGCGCCTTCCACGCCGCCGTCATCAACCAGTACCGCATGCGGGGGGCCTTGCGCACCCTCAAGTCCTGCTGCGTGCCCACGCGGCTGCGCGCCATGTCCATCTTGTACTTTGACCACCAGCAGATGATCGTCAAGAAGGACGTCCGCGACATGATCGTCGACCAGTGCGGATGCTGGTGA
- the dnajc1 gene encoding dnaJ homolog subfamily C member 1 isoform X1: MAAGEWLAFCGLLLLSLGLPSDAWDADLELLDLVEEIPVTFYRFLALEQDATASEIKKAYRRLSLVLHPDKNKEEDAEMKFRQLVAIYEVLKDEERRRRYDDILLNGLPDWRQPVFYYQRVRKMSNGELAFLLFIIATVGHYAVIWSIYLEKVMDETLARKKKDKKKKTGAKEDGKNGALDRAQERPHWQDLLPFKVGVWMYLSIKGMPQTLQELQRHYREYERAKEQRRRQEEEEEEEEREKAQLEAAARDKRSKVKKPKMDFPIYQPAAEPPNLQTYQQAGSIQEVEEQLDQWLQGHKTDRKKVSEWSADDISHLSRLMAKFPGGTAGRWEKIAHELGRSVPDVTSKVKQAKELSHPSAGLLKLSDLKGPSKPAGDAERAAALKRRNGDEGARLRSRRQKDFDPDEADEEDKMAAAAAAAVWTQNQQKLLELALQQFPRGSAERWDRIAKVVPGKSKVRAAPIPYRPDSDSTVIRRSRTILQMFLLAVQLQMSESSTEHFCLLFFDQFLCELLTLLC; this comes from the exons ATGGCGGCGGGCGAATGGCTTGCGTTTTGCGGCCTGCTTCTGCTGTCGCTCGGACTCCCGTCGGACGCTTGGGACGCGGACTTGGAGCTTCTGGACCTGGTCGAGGAGATCCCGGTCACTTTCTACCGCTTCCTGGCGCTCGAGCAG GATGCGACGGCGTCGGAAATCAAGAAGGCGTACCGCCGCCTGTCGCTGGTTTTGCACCCGGACAAGAACAAAGAGGAAGACGCCGAAATGAAATTCCGGCAG CTGGTGGCCATCTACGAAGTGCTGAAGGACGAGGAGAGGCGACGCAG GTACGACGACATCCTGCTCAACGGCCTCCCCGACTGGCGGCAGCCCGTCTTCTACTACCAGCGCGTGAGGAAGATGAGCAACGGCGAGCTGGCCTTCCTGCTCTTCATCATCGCCACCGTCGGCCACTACGCCGTCATCTGGTCCATCTACCTGGAGAAGGTGATG GATGAAACGCTGGCCAGGAAGAAGaaagacaagaagaagaagacgggcGCCAAAGAAGACGGCAAGAACGGCGCCCTCGACAG GGCTCAAGAGCGCCCCCACTGGCAGGACCTTCTTCCGTTCAAAGTGGGCGTGTGGATGTACCTGTCAATCAAAGGCATGCCTCAGACCCTGCAG GAGCTGCAGCGACACTACCGAGAATACGAGCGCGCCAAGGAGCAGCGCAgacgacaagaagaagaagaagaagaagaagagcgagAAAAAGCGCAACTGGAAGCGGCCGCCA GAGACAAGAGGTCAAAGGTCAAGAAGCCCAAGATGGACTTCCCCATCTACCAGCCGGCGGCCGAGCCGCCCAACTTGCAAACTTACCAGCAGGCGGGATCCATCCAGGAAGTGGAAGAGCAGCTCGACCAATGGCTGCAGGGCCACAAGACCGACAGGAAGAAG GTTTCCGAGTGGAGTGCGGACGACATCAGCCACCTGAGCCGATTGATGGCCAAATTCCCGGGAGGGACGGCGGGCCGCTGGGAGAAAATCGCCCACGAGCTGGGCAGATCCGTGCCGGAC GTGACCTCCAAAGTCAAACAAGCCAAAGAGCTGAGCCACCCGAGCGCAG GTCTGCTCAAGCTGTCCGACTTGAAGGGGCCGTCCAAACCCGCCGGCGACGCCGAGCGAGCCGCGGCGCTCAAGCGCAGGAACGGGGACGAGGGGGCGCGCCTCAGGTCCCGGCGGCAGAAGGACTTTGACCCCGACGAGGCGGACGAGGAGGACaagatggcggcggcggcggcggcggcggtctgGACTCAGAACCAGCAGAAGCTTCTGGAACTGGCCCTGCAGCAGTTCCCCAGAGGAAGCGCCGAGCGCTGGGATCGCATCGCCAAAGTGGTTCCCGGGAAAAGCAAGGTGAGAGCGGCGCCGATTCCATATCGTCCGGATTCGGACTCCACCGTTATACGGCGGTCGCGCACAATCTTGCAAATGTTTCTGCTCGCCGTCCAACTTCAAATGTCCGAATCATCGACGGAgcacttttgtttgttgttttttgaccaATTCCTCTGTGAATTGTTGACGTTGTTGTGCTGA
- the dnajc1 gene encoding dnaJ homolog subfamily C member 1 isoform X2 — MAAGEWLAFCGLLLLSLGLPSDAWDADLELLDLVEEIPVTFYRFLALEQDATASEIKKAYRRLSLVLHPDKNKEEDAEMKFRQLVAIYEVLKDEERRRRYDDILLNGLPDWRQPVFYYQRVRKMSNGELAFLLFIIATVGHYAVIWSIYLEKVMDETLARKKKDKKKKTGAKEDGKNGALDRAQERPHWQDLLPFKVGVWMYLSIKGMPQTLQELQRHYREYERAKEQRRRQEEEEEEEEREKAQLEAAARDKRSKVKKPKMDFPIYQPAAEPPNLQTYQQAGSIQEVEEQLDQWLQGHKTDRKKVSEWSADDISHLSRLMAKFPGGTAGRWEKIAHELGRSVPDVTSKVKQAKELSHPSAGLLKLSDLKGPSKPAGDAERAAALKRRNGDEGARLRSRRQKDFDPDEADEEDKMAAAAAAAVWTQNQQKLLELALQQFPRGSAERWDRIAKVVPGKSKEDCMIRCKTLAQLVQKRNQSKN; from the exons ATGGCGGCGGGCGAATGGCTTGCGTTTTGCGGCCTGCTTCTGCTGTCGCTCGGACTCCCGTCGGACGCTTGGGACGCGGACTTGGAGCTTCTGGACCTGGTCGAGGAGATCCCGGTCACTTTCTACCGCTTCCTGGCGCTCGAGCAG GATGCGACGGCGTCGGAAATCAAGAAGGCGTACCGCCGCCTGTCGCTGGTTTTGCACCCGGACAAGAACAAAGAGGAAGACGCCGAAATGAAATTCCGGCAG CTGGTGGCCATCTACGAAGTGCTGAAGGACGAGGAGAGGCGACGCAG GTACGACGACATCCTGCTCAACGGCCTCCCCGACTGGCGGCAGCCCGTCTTCTACTACCAGCGCGTGAGGAAGATGAGCAACGGCGAGCTGGCCTTCCTGCTCTTCATCATCGCCACCGTCGGCCACTACGCCGTCATCTGGTCCATCTACCTGGAGAAGGTGATG GATGAAACGCTGGCCAGGAAGAAGaaagacaagaagaagaagacgggcGCCAAAGAAGACGGCAAGAACGGCGCCCTCGACAG GGCTCAAGAGCGCCCCCACTGGCAGGACCTTCTTCCGTTCAAAGTGGGCGTGTGGATGTACCTGTCAATCAAAGGCATGCCTCAGACCCTGCAG GAGCTGCAGCGACACTACCGAGAATACGAGCGCGCCAAGGAGCAGCGCAgacgacaagaagaagaagaagaagaagaagagcgagAAAAAGCGCAACTGGAAGCGGCCGCCA GAGACAAGAGGTCAAAGGTCAAGAAGCCCAAGATGGACTTCCCCATCTACCAGCCGGCGGCCGAGCCGCCCAACTTGCAAACTTACCAGCAGGCGGGATCCATCCAGGAAGTGGAAGAGCAGCTCGACCAATGGCTGCAGGGCCACAAGACCGACAGGAAGAAG GTTTCCGAGTGGAGTGCGGACGACATCAGCCACCTGAGCCGATTGATGGCCAAATTCCCGGGAGGGACGGCGGGCCGCTGGGAGAAAATCGCCCACGAGCTGGGCAGATCCGTGCCGGAC GTGACCTCCAAAGTCAAACAAGCCAAAGAGCTGAGCCACCCGAGCGCAG GTCTGCTCAAGCTGTCCGACTTGAAGGGGCCGTCCAAACCCGCCGGCGACGCCGAGCGAGCCGCGGCGCTCAAGCGCAGGAACGGGGACGAGGGGGCGCGCCTCAGGTCCCGGCGGCAGAAGGACTTTGACCCCGACGAGGCGGACGAGGAGGACaagatggcggcggcggcggcggcggcggtctgGACTCAGAACCAGCAGAAGCTTCTGGAACTGGCCCTGCAGCAGTTCCCCAGAGGAAGCGCCGAGCGCTGGGATCGCATCGCCAAAGTGGTTCCCGGGAAAAGCAAG gaggACTGCATGATCCGCTGTAAGACGCTGGCACAGCTGGTCCAGAAAAGGAACCAAAGCAAGAACTGA
- the dnajc1 gene encoding dnaJ homolog subfamily C member 1 isoform X3: MKFRQLVAIYEVLKDEERRRRYDDILLNGLPDWRQPVFYYQRVRKMSNGELAFLLFIIATVGHYAVIWSIYLEKVMDETLARKKKDKKKKTGAKEDGKNGALDRAQERPHWQDLLPFKVGVWMYLSIKGMPQTLQELQRHYREYERAKEQRRRQEEEEEEEEREKAQLEAAARDKRSKVKKPKMDFPIYQPAAEPPNLQTYQQAGSIQEVEEQLDQWLQGHKTDRKKVSEWSADDISHLSRLMAKFPGGTAGRWEKIAHELGRSVPDVTSKVKQAKELSHPSAGLLKLSDLKGPSKPAGDAERAAALKRRNGDEGARLRSRRQKDFDPDEADEEDKMAAAAAAAVWTQNQQKLLELALQQFPRGSAERWDRIAKVVPGKSKVRAAPIPYRPDSDSTVIRRSRTILQMFLLAVQLQMSESSTEHFCLLFFDQFLCELLTLLC, translated from the exons ATGAAATTCCGGCAG CTGGTGGCCATCTACGAAGTGCTGAAGGACGAGGAGAGGCGACGCAG GTACGACGACATCCTGCTCAACGGCCTCCCCGACTGGCGGCAGCCCGTCTTCTACTACCAGCGCGTGAGGAAGATGAGCAACGGCGAGCTGGCCTTCCTGCTCTTCATCATCGCCACCGTCGGCCACTACGCCGTCATCTGGTCCATCTACCTGGAGAAGGTGATG GATGAAACGCTGGCCAGGAAGAAGaaagacaagaagaagaagacgggcGCCAAAGAAGACGGCAAGAACGGCGCCCTCGACAG GGCTCAAGAGCGCCCCCACTGGCAGGACCTTCTTCCGTTCAAAGTGGGCGTGTGGATGTACCTGTCAATCAAAGGCATGCCTCAGACCCTGCAG GAGCTGCAGCGACACTACCGAGAATACGAGCGCGCCAAGGAGCAGCGCAgacgacaagaagaagaagaagaagaagaagagcgagAAAAAGCGCAACTGGAAGCGGCCGCCA GAGACAAGAGGTCAAAGGTCAAGAAGCCCAAGATGGACTTCCCCATCTACCAGCCGGCGGCCGAGCCGCCCAACTTGCAAACTTACCAGCAGGCGGGATCCATCCAGGAAGTGGAAGAGCAGCTCGACCAATGGCTGCAGGGCCACAAGACCGACAGGAAGAAG GTTTCCGAGTGGAGTGCGGACGACATCAGCCACCTGAGCCGATTGATGGCCAAATTCCCGGGAGGGACGGCGGGCCGCTGGGAGAAAATCGCCCACGAGCTGGGCAGATCCGTGCCGGAC GTGACCTCCAAAGTCAAACAAGCCAAAGAGCTGAGCCACCCGAGCGCAG GTCTGCTCAAGCTGTCCGACTTGAAGGGGCCGTCCAAACCCGCCGGCGACGCCGAGCGAGCCGCGGCGCTCAAGCGCAGGAACGGGGACGAGGGGGCGCGCCTCAGGTCCCGGCGGCAGAAGGACTTTGACCCCGACGAGGCGGACGAGGAGGACaagatggcggcggcggcggcggcggcggtctgGACTCAGAACCAGCAGAAGCTTCTGGAACTGGCCCTGCAGCAGTTCCCCAGAGGAAGCGCCGAGCGCTGGGATCGCATCGCCAAAGTGGTTCCCGGGAAAAGCAAGGTGAGAGCGGCGCCGATTCCATATCGTCCGGATTCGGACTCCACCGTTATACGGCGGTCGCGCACAATCTTGCAAATGTTTCTGCTCGCCGTCCAACTTCAAATGTCCGAATCATCGACGGAgcacttttgtttgttgttttttgaccaATTCCTCTGTGAATTGTTGACGTTGTTGTGCTGA
- the LOC144012825 gene encoding inositol monophosphatase 1-like, with translation MEDIWQSAMDHAVAVARKAGQVVREAAGVVRADAVMVKSSPIDLVTQTDQQVEKLIIGALKSQFPTHCFIGEESVSAGDDCSLTCAPTWIIDPIDGTTNFVHTFPFVAVSIGFAVDKQVEFGVVYSCLRDEMFTARRGKGAFCDGRPLRVSPRKDIRQAVVATEFGSNRDAAALDKIFASLRRVVDIPVHGVRGAGSAAINMCLVASGCVEAYYEIGIHVWDVAAGSLIVSEAGGVLMDVQGGPLDLMSRRVLATNNRNIAERLVREIDAFSVRRDDDHASS, from the exons atgGAGGACATTTGGCAGAGCGCCATGGATCACGCCGTGGCCGTGGCGCGAAAAGCCGGACAG GTGGTGCGCGAGGCGGCGGGCGTCGTGCGGGCGGACGCGGTGATGGTGAAGAGTTCGCCCATCGACCTGGTGACGCAAACGGACCAGCAGGTGGAGAAGCTCATCATCGGCGCGCTCAAGAGCCAATTCCCAACGCACTG CTTCATCGGCGAGGAATCGGTGTCGGCGGGAGACGATTGCTCGCTGACGTGCGCTCCCACGTGGATCATCGACCCCATCGACGGCACCACCAACTTTGTTCACAC GTTCCCCTTCGTGGCCGTTTCCATCGGCTTTGCCGTCGACAAGCAGGTGGAGTTCGGCGTGGTGTACAGTTGCCTGCGTGACGAGATGTTCACGGCGCGGCGGGGGAAGGGCGCCTTCTGCGACGGACGCCCGCTGCGCGTCTCCCCTCGGAAAG ACATCCGTCAGGCCGTCGTCGCCACCGAGTTCGGCTCCAACCGAGACGCCGCCGCGCTGGACAAGATCTTCGCCAGCCTCCGGAGGGTTGTCGACATTCCCGTGCACGG GGTGCGCGGCGCCGGGAGCGCCGCCATCAACATGTGCCTGGTGGCGTCGGGCTGCGTGGAGGCGTACTACGAGATCGGCATCCACGTGTGGGACGTCGCCGCCGGCTCGCTGATCGTCTCCGAGGCCGGCGGCGTCCTCATGGACGTCCAGG GGGGCCCGCTGGACTTGATGTCGCGCCGCGTTTTGGCCACCAACAACCGCAACATCGCCGAGCGGCTGGTCCGAGAAATCGACGCCTTCAGCGTGCGGCGAGACGACGACCACGCCTCCTCCTGA